TCGATTGCAATACCGCCTTCCCTGGTCGGGCTTTTTGCCGAAAAGCAGTGGGGGTTTTATGGGCAGGCGCTATACAATCTTTTTGATGGTATTCTACCGATGTTCCCGCAATCGGTTCTGGCCGTCGGGAGCCGGTACGACTACATCGATTTCGATGCGGACATCGAAGGGGCGGATTTGCACCGGGTAACTTTGGGTGTCAATCTGCGCCCTGTGCCGGAAACAGTTTTACGATTTAATTACCTGCACAACTGGGAATTCGACCGCATCAACAACGAAACCCGTTCGGCGGCCCTGCAGTTCGGGATTGCCACTTATTTTTAATTACTCCCTTTGGAACCAGCTCCGCCATAGTTTCTGTGTCCTGGCAGGCTTGAGGTGTTTGATTTCGGTTCAGCATGGATTTCTGCATCCGCAGGTCGAGTTTTCCGTATAAGAGAGAAGGTGGGTGGTTCCCCGCCGGCATCACCGATTGGCGCTACCAAGCGCGGCCGGGCAGTTCCCCAAACTCGAGCGTCTGCCCGGTGGAGGGAGGATGCCGGCTTTTATTTTATCCGTTTTCTCGGAGCTGGGGCTCCGGGCTACCCATAAAAGTGGCACTGAAGTGCCGCCTACGATGAGCGCCGGTAAGTAAGGGCGTATGGCAATACGCCCTACAAATCCTTTATCAAGTCCTTCAAAATCGAGCGATGGCAAGTGGCTTCATCCCGGCAGGCGCAGAGGAGGGTGACTGTTTTTGTTTTGGCCAACATTCCGATTTCTGTCAAAAGCTCTTTTTGTCGGATCATCCCTTTTTTATACTCTTTTTTGAGGGCCGGCCATTCGATTTTGCCGGCTTTGTACTTCCGAATTAACTCAATCGGAGTGCCCAAAGATTTCTCCCAGCGGTCAAAACCTCCCTTTTTAAAACCGCGGGGCCAGAGCGTCATCACCAGAATCCGAACACCGTCCGATTTTTCAACCGGGTCGTAAATCGATTTGGTCAAAAGCGGCATCGCTACAATTCTCTTTCCAGACGCGAATATAAGCAAAAACCGGCATTCGAATCGGATGGAACAATTGGGCAATAATTGACAACCATCTGCCGATAAACTACCTTGAGGGGAAATGACAAGAGTTTTAATAGACGGAAAATACGAACTTATCCGCAAGCTTAAAGAAGGCGGCTTCGGCATCGTTTATTATGGCTGGGATTTGACTTTGGACAAACCGGTCGCCATCAAGGAAATCGCCCCATCTTTGGTCGGCGACCAGCAGTATATGGACATGTTCACCGACGAAGCGATGAACACCGCCAAACTGGCCCACTCCAACATTATCCAAGTCTTGGACTTGCGCAAAACGGACGAGGGGCGGGTCTTTTTGATCATGGAATACATCGAGGGAATCGATTTGCGTTCGGCTCTCGAACGCTGCGAACGGGACCAGGTCTTTTTCCCGCGGGATTTGGGGGTGCATATCATTGCCGAGGTGTGCAAGGCATTGGATTACGCCCACCAGGCCAAGGACCGCCGCACGGGGCATCCCTTGAACATCATCCACCGGGACATTTCCCCCTCCAACGTCATGATGTCGGTCTCCGGCGACGTTAAGCTCATCGACTTCGGCATCGCCAAGGCCCGCCAGCGGGTGGCCAAGGAGACCCGCACCGGAATCTTGAAAGGGAAAGTCAACTACATGTCCCCGGAGCAACTCGAAGGAAAGAAAATCGACGCCCGTTCGGACCTCTTCAGCCTGGGGATTGCACTCTATGAGGTTTTGACCACCCGCCAGCTCTTTTCAGGAGAATCCGACTATTCCGTGATGAAAAATATTGTCTCCGCCCGCGTGGATACCGAACCGCTGCTGGAAAAGAACGTCCCGGTCCCCTTGCAACGGGTGGTCATGAAGGCATTGAAAAAGGACCCCCTGGAGCGTTACCAGTCGGCCGGAGAGATGTACGTCGACTTGTACAACTACCAGCGCACCTCCCCGTTGGAATCGCCGCAGGCGGAGCTTGGCCGCTTCGTCAATTCCCTTTTGATGCTGCGCCCGGAGGAGCGGCCCCCCAAGGAAGACACCACGGATACGCTCAAGCGGATTGCCGACAAATCCAAGGAGATTATCGCCACTAAAGAAGTTCAATTCCACGGCGTGAAAGATGTAGAGGAGGTGTCGGTCAAGGACGTGGTGCAGGCGGCCGCAAGCGTTGATCCGGCTGCCTCGGCCATTGAAGTCAAGACCCAAGCCAAAAAACCTCCGGCGGAGGCGCCAACGATGCTCAAAGCCGCACCGGTTCCCCGTCCCATGAAGAAACCCCCGGAGGTGGCCGGGAAAAAGAAAAGCCCGATTCTTCCCATCGGCATCGCCGCCGGCGTCCTTCTGGCCGCGGCGGCGCTTTGGTTTATCCTGTTTGCCAAAGCGACCGTCACTTTGACCACAATCCCCCCCGAAGCGGCGGTACTTATCAACGGCGAAAAGCAGGAGGGGGTGACGCCCCTGGAGTTGAAAGATCTGCCGGAAGGGGAACACGACTTGGTTTTCCGCAAACCAGGCTTGCCGGATTTGATGGCCCATCTTTCCTATCCCAAGAAAGAGAAAAAGAGTCTTTCCTACGCGTTTGAAGCCCCCGTTCAGTTGGCTTCCGTGCCGTCGGGGGCGGCGGTGATGGTTAATGGCTCCGAATTGGGCAAAACCCCCATGACTGTTCGCTGGAAACTCTCCGAACCGTTCGATTTGAAACTGAAAGAACCAAACGGCGGGGAACTCTCCGGCTTCAAGCTGGACCCCCTGCGGGAGACGGCGGAGATGACGGATGCTCGGCTGTGGCGTTTTACTCCCGGGCGAACCCCCTCCTTAAATTTCAGCATCACGGGCTACTTCCGGAAAGAAATTGAATTTCGCAGCAACCCCTCCGGCGCCTCTGTCTTTTTGGGGAAAGATACTGCGCCGGTCGGCAACACGGCCCAGAACCCGAAAATTTTGCTGGACTACGGCAGGCAAAGGATACGATTTGCCCTTTCCGGGCATCAGTCGAAAGAAGTTACGTTGGACGTGGGGGCGGCCACGGAGGCGATTTATGCAGCGGAATTGATGCCGACCGGCACGACTCCCTTGGCGGAGAAGCCGCCGGATGCCAAGCCGGCCGGCAAGGGAGGTACGCGTTCAATTGCGCCGCCGGGCGAAAAGCCGGAGACCAAAGCGCTCGACTCCCGCACCCGCATTGTTGTCAAGGATGAGCGGGCCAACAGCCTCTCCGGCGTGCCCGTGACCATCCGCAGCCGTCGGACAAGGGAGATCGTGGCGCAGGGGAAAACGGACGGGAATGGAACTTTCGCTGCGGATCTATCCGGGGGGATGTATCGAGTCACGGTTTCACCCCCCGGCTTTGAGCCGTTTTCCGAGGAATTTGCCGTGGTTGCCGGACAGGGAAAAATGCTGCCCTGCACCCTGCGCCGAAACACCAGTTCCAGCCGGTAGGGGCGCATGCCCAAAATTGTCCTAAAAAAAGATTCCGAAATCATTCAGATTTTTCGTCTGGAGGCGAAAAACCTGCGGGTCGGCTCCGACCGGCTGGCGGACGTAAAAATCGACGACTGGACGGTGGGAAAAGAAGAAGCGGTCATCTGGCCGAAGGGACAGCAGTTTTTCATCAAACCGGTGGGGGCCTTTCCGCAGCTATTCGTCAACGGCGCGGAAGTTTCCGCCGAACAGGTCTTGAAAGACGGGGATGAAATAAAAATCGGCCCGTACGTTCTGGTGTTCAGTCGGTTGCCGGAGGAGATGGAAGGATTGGCACTGGAGCCGCCGCCGGTCGTTTCGACTCCTTTCGTGCCACCCCTGCCTGAAGCGGAGCCGTTGGTTTCCCCTCCAGTCCCTCCGCAGCGGGAGCCGGAACCGCCAACTCCCCACCCTATCCCGCCCGTGCGGGAGCCGGAACGGGAGGTCCCCACCAGCAAGATTCCGCAGGTCAAACATCCGGCGCCCCCTCCTCCCCTGGTAACCGCTTCCCACGATACAGCCTCCGAAAAAACAATGATAGCCGCAATGCCGGGCCGAACCAAAGCAAGCGACGCTTTTGAAATGTCCGGGCGGGTGGACGAATACTATCTTTTGGCGGTCTGGGGGCCATTGGCCGGCCGCCGCTTCCAATTGAAATCCGGGGAGACCAAAATCGGGCGGGATAAAGAGGCGAACGAAATCGTTGTCCGCGAAGATGAACAAGGGGAGCTGGATACTTCCATCTCCCGCCGCCATGCCTCTTTTTTCTGGTCGAACATTTTTGCCCCTGGCGGAGGGGGGATCAATTTTTCCATCATCGACGTCGGCTCCAAGTTGGGGGTGATGGTGAACGGAAAAAAAATCAAGCCGGAGAAGGGATTCCCGCTCCAAGTG
The sequence above is drawn from the Verrucomicrobiia bacterium genome and encodes:
- a CDS encoding DUF488 family protein — encoded protein: MPLLTKSIYDPVEKSDGVRILVMTLWPRGFKKGGFDRWEKSLGTPIELIRKYKAGKIEWPALKKEYKKGMIRQKELLTEIGMLAKTKTVTLLCACRDEATCHRSILKDLIKDL
- a CDS encoding protein kinase; the encoded protein is MTRVLIDGKYELIRKLKEGGFGIVYYGWDLTLDKPVAIKEIAPSLVGDQQYMDMFTDEAMNTAKLAHSNIIQVLDLRKTDEGRVFLIMEYIEGIDLRSALERCERDQVFFPRDLGVHIIAEVCKALDYAHQAKDRRTGHPLNIIHRDISPSNVMMSVSGDVKLIDFGIAKARQRVAKETRTGILKGKVNYMSPEQLEGKKIDARSDLFSLGIALYEVLTTRQLFSGESDYSVMKNIVSARVDTEPLLEKNVPVPLQRVVMKALKKDPLERYQSAGEMYVDLYNYQRTSPLESPQAELGRFVNSLLMLRPEERPPKEDTTDTLKRIADKSKEIIATKEVQFHGVKDVEEVSVKDVVQAAASVDPAASAIEVKTQAKKPPAEAPTMLKAAPVPRPMKKPPEVAGKKKSPILPIGIAAGVLLAAAALWFILFAKATVTLTTIPPEAAVLINGEKQEGVTPLELKDLPEGEHDLVFRKPGLPDLMAHLSYPKKEKKSLSYAFEAPVQLASVPSGAAVMVNGSELGKTPMTVRWKLSEPFDLKLKEPNGGELSGFKLDPLRETAEMTDARLWRFTPGRTPSLNFSITGYFRKEIEFRSNPSGASVFLGKDTAPVGNTAQNPKILLDYGRQRIRFALSGHQSKEVTLDVGAATEAIYAAELMPTGTTPLAEKPPDAKPAGKGGTRSIAPPGEKPETKALDSRTRIVVKDERANSLSGVPVTIRSRRTREIVAQGKTDGNGTFAADLSGGMYRVTVSPPGFEPFSEEFAVVAGQGKMLPCTLRRNTSSSR
- a CDS encoding FHA domain-containing protein, coding for MPKIVLKKDSEIIQIFRLEAKNLRVGSDRLADVKIDDWTVGKEEAVIWPKGQQFFIKPVGAFPQLFVNGAEVSAEQVLKDGDEIKIGPYVLVFSRLPEEMEGLALEPPPVVSTPFVPPLPEAEPLVSPPVPPQREPEPPTPHPIPPVREPEREVPTSKIPQVKHPAPPPPLVTASHDTASEKTMIAAMPGRTKASDAFEMSGRVDEYYLLAVWGPLAGRRFQLKSGETKIGRDKEANEIVVREDEQGELDTSISRRHASFFWSNIFAPGGGGINFSIIDVGSKLGVMVNGKKIKPEKGFPLQVGDEIGILSEKAPTIFRLASGDRLDFAPPRMGKEPKNQFFEQKIIWIIGGIIILFLVLGWIVLK